Genomic segment of Aphelocoma coerulescens isolate FSJ_1873_10779 chromosome 6, UR_Acoe_1.0, whole genome shotgun sequence:
CTGATTTCCACGCAAAGAAACATTAATGGTTCTCCTGGTAAATGTTAAATTTCTGGTTTGTACCAGGACAAATTTTTATCTCATGATAGAAACCTCCACGTGTTATCTCAGTCTTTTCAGGAGGCGGAAGTTACGGTTTTGTTTTCTCCAGTTTTGGGGAAGTGATGACAATGAACATTTCTGAGAGCACACCCTGACAAAGAAGGGGTTGTAAGCATGGGTGCACACATTTGTGCTTGTTGTCAgtgattttctcatttttaagtTATCTAAGGATGCTTACATAGTTCTTTGCGTTGTTTTAATGTAGCCCATTCTTTGGGGTTCCAAAAAACACTACTACTAAAAAGtgtaatgaattttaaaaaccccagaaacACAAAACCCTCTCACTTGGGTTTTTCATGAGGAGGACGCACCACAACCAGGCCTGAGCTGTTTCCAGTGGAAGAAATaaagtgaataaataaataattaattgcATCAATTTAGAGTGAATGCTATTTATCATCTGTTTAACTTGCATTTTAAATGGCTGGCAAAATCATTAGTATTTTGTCTTTGAAGGGATGAGCCTTTGAACCATTCATCTGTTCACAGCTCGAGTACAGTATTAAGTACAGCCAATTATTTAATCAAATAATTAAGATCACTCAATTATTAATTATAATATGAGCATTACTTGCTGCAGACTGCAATCCTCCAAGATTCATTGCATGTTTTAGTCCTCTTGAGTGCTGATAATTTCAGGATGACTGTGAACCTCTGCAGATTAGCACACTCTGTACCCGTTTTTGAGTGCTGTTTGAAAATGCCTTCGTGTGAGGAGGTGGTTGTGGGCTTGGTCTGCAGCATTTTCAGTAGGAGTTTGTGACAGCTGAAGCACTTGCCCACAAAGCTGTAGCTACAAGCCCTTGCTCTTGGAAGGCTGAGGCTTATGAGTGTCTTATCCTTCAGTGCTGGACTTGGCTGGAGATGGAGTCACTGGCAAAGGGGTGGCCAGCAGGACACTGTCCTAGGCTGACATCTGCTCTCAGCACTGTCTGTACTTCTCTGCAGGCTGTATTTTGTAAAATAAGCAGTCCTGGGCACAGGAACTTGAATCACAAACTATAAAGTAGCTTTGTTTTCTTGTCTAGATCAGTTCAGTTCCAAGTTTTGAATGTGTCACAGTCTTGGATGGACAATTTGTGTGTCCTCCTTTCTGAAGGAGTTTGTATGTCGTCTGTAAATACCCAGTAGGTTTCTGGGTGGGGTATTTGGGTGTGACACTTGATCTCTTCTTGTTGATCTAATTCTTATATTAGAGGTGAAAGGAGATTAGAAGTGCAAATGTCTTAGGTAGTCAGTGCATTTCTTAGGTTAAAGAAGTTTACTCAGAAACCCGAGTAAACATTTTAGAGCAAAACACAAGGAAAGCAAATTCCTGTGGAGTTTTGATGGCTTTAGGTCCACATTTGAGAGAATTATCTAATAGTTATTGAGAGTTAGAAGTAGGTAGGCAGGGTCCTTTTGGACAGAATTAAGCAATGTATGTGTGATTAATGGGGGCAATAACACACAGTCTTCATGCCCAGTACATGTGAGGATAGATGTCACACTGGTCAGACACCCTGTGTGACCAAAGTCCCAGTGTTTATGGCcttgctgtgctggctctgcaggCACTGGGGCGTCTCCACTTCTTACTAAAactgaaagcagctgaaaaataaagaacCAGTTCTATAAATTAGCAGTGCTTCTTGAAGATTAAGTCAAACACTTTATGGCAAAGCTTGCAACTGGTTTCATCCAGTGAAATGTCTTTATTGGCACCAGTTTTCTCTTGAGCACTAAAGCATAGTAGTTATAACAGATTTTTGTGGAAGCCATTTCTAGCCTTTCACAATTAGTGAACATTTGTTAAATCCTGCTGAAAATGCCTCAGAATTCTTGTGGAATGTTTAGGGCTTTTTTCATGAAACTGGTGTCAATTCTCACATTCCAATTGCAGGTACCAAAGCAGTCTGATCCTCTCTGTCAAATGGATAATGCCAATCGGCAAGCTGAAAGCCCAGGTGGAAAGAAGCAAGTCTCTTACAGGACAGAAATTGTTGGTGGTGTTCCCATCATTACTCCCACCCAGGTAAAACCCTCCAAACAAGTGGGTTATTATTTGATGCAGGGAGCTGTACTTTTATATGCACCTTTTATTCCTACTGAGTGGGGGATTCTAaggattttattccttttatacATCAATTTTAAAGAATTGCTTGAAtactgattctttttttttttttgctcacaCATCTGTTGTTATTATAATAATAATCTTATGTCTGTGTGAAACTAATTGTTGGTGTTAACAGTGATGAAGTTCTGcccctttaacagaaaaaagttGCAAGGAAAACTGGGCAAAAAAGTTTGAGAGGTGGGACAAGCTTATGGAAGTAGAATCTATGCAGTGCTAAAGATAGAACTGAACCTGTTGCTGAAAGATTCCTGAGCTGAAAATAGTTGCAGATTAGATGAATATCATGTAAATGACAGTATACTCCcaaactgcattaaaaaagtTGGTGAATTCTGATGTCTTGTAGTCCTAGAAATAACTTTTTGTTTGCTGTAGCTGCCTCTAGTGTTTTGCCCATGTTACAAGTTTGCACTAAATACATGCATGAGTTTAAATCTGTACCATATTTTTTACTGAGTGTTTGTCAATATTATTTGAAAGTACTTAGCACTTTCTTAGTTAGCTTCTAAGAGGAGCTTACAAGGACTTAGCCCTTGCAGAGTCTCAGTTGTCTCTGGAAATCAGTTAAAATACTTTGTTCTTTCAAACTGAAAATGGGATTTGTGAGCATGGGATGATACAGTTATTTCCTATTATAACTAGTATAGTTATTCCTtgacctttaaaaaaataacaaacctGAGAGTATTCTGAACTTTCCTGCTTTTGTTTCTAGAAAGAAGAAGTCAGTGAGGGCAGTGAAGGGGCTGACAGGAATTATTTGAAGCGGTCACAAAGTCACCTTCCTTATTTTGCTGCTAAGCATCCCCCAGATAATGCCATTATCAAAGCTGGTTACTGTGTGAAACAAGGAGCAGTGGTAAgtgttattaaaaacaaaagacaatCACCAGGAATTTTATTACTACTGACAATAATAAGGATAACTAAAGATAAAACTTATCATCCAGTAGCATTTAATTTATAGCTGCATTACTTCCCTTCAGTGTGATGTTGTTGAAGATATTTTAGCAGGGTGAAGTGTGTGCACAGACCTCCATGTTATGGTTAGTGCATGCAGCTGGGAATTTTCCTGCTCTACATTCTGTACAGAGCCTTATTTTGCTTATTAAAAACATCTAAATTGGGACAGAAGTTCAGTGCCTGCTTCTTGAATCAGTAAAATGTTTagaaaaagctgatttttcGGTTCAGAGGGAGAATTGTGCGGTTTATCAGACTGATTAACACAAGTGGAGCTATTTGTGTGATGCTTTGCTAGAAGAAGGAACAGATAGCTCAGATTAAGCAAGATACACATCTCTGAGTTCTCAGACTCTTTGTATCTTGGATTATGAAGCTTCTTTTTGTGACATCCCTTTTTTAGTTAAAAATAAACTAGAAACCTGTGATGTATTCTCTTTCAATTTTTCCTAATTCTGCTGTTGAGTTTCTACAGTTTGAATAAATCTTATAATAGAAAATAGTAGCttaaagaatttttaatttttgcagttttcATAAAAATTTATTAATTGGGTAGAGTTGTGCATCATTATCTTGGGGCAGTAAAGATACAAAATTTGTAATTATAATAAACTGCAGTGAAGACATAACTCAAAATTAACAGTTATGACTAAATAGGAATTACACAGCATCATAtactataaataaaaattaaaattataaatataatCCAATATATGCATAACACATGACatgtaagtattttttttataaataaaatgtataagtatttatttcttttcccttaaCAGATGAAGAACTGGAAGAGAAGATACTTTCAGCTAGATGAAAACACAATAGGATATTTCAAGTCTGAACTGGTAAGTTTACAATTCTGTGTTATTTTCCAGTGACAGTTGCAAGAAGATCTGGAGGAATATGCTTGTATTTGAAAaatgtgctgtgctgctcctgcagctcttgaGTCTGTGCTGTAATTACTTCTCATTATtgggaagaacaaaaaaattcatAGGGCAGCCATTAATTTATACTTCAATCAGTTTGGGAAGCTGCCTGTAGGGCACTgaaaaacagtaataaaatacACTCTACAGTCACCCTGATTTTTGTGTTAGTACCTTGTGTCATTTTGCACTCTCATATAATTGTTTGTGTTGTTGCAATAGCTGATCACTGTGGGAGAGACAAAACTGTAATCTTGCAATTCTTCATTGAAAGTTAGAATTATGTTTTCCCATACAGATGATGGGATCTTCTCCCACACTCTTGTTTCACCAGGGCAGCCAAGATGGACAAAAACCTCTTAATTTTCTGTTCAGAAGCAATACTTGCAGAGTTTCTTTTAGTTTCGTgatctttcttcttcccttgtCACTGTaagttttgggctgattttgacCAGATGTTGTGTGCCTTCAggcttcattttaaaaataaatgtctggTTCTGAAGACAGTTAAGTGTGGGATTCCTTTTTCTGGGAAAATAGACTAAGTGTAAGAAAATCTGTACCTTAGGAGTGAAGCCTGTTTTGTAGGGTATTATAAATGCAAAGGAATTGAGTTTACAGGCCAAACATACGATGTAAAATGTCAAGAACCCAAATTTCAGGCCGTTTCTATAGTGAGCTTTGATTTCGTTTCTAATGAGGGCATCTCTGACAGTAGCAGGAGTTTGATCTTGCATCATTATCTTTGTTAAGCTGTCAACTTAACAGTTCTGACTCATTGCCTATAAGAAACcctctatttttatttaaaaaacaaatctgAGCTCAGCTTGCTCACAAACAAGTTCTAACCCAGTGAAGAATTGTACTGTGGGAGACAACCATAGAAGGATGGTAGAAATACCTGCACTTTTAGTGTTCCATCATGCTCCTTGAGCATGTGTCAGTCACCAGGAGCACAGTGGAATACAGGCAATATGGGACTCAGAAAATTGTGATTTCTGAGCTGAGGTTTTCCCTCCAAGAGGTGTCTGTACTCCAGAGATGCTCTTGCAGTTCACAGTTGATGTGTTACTTTGAAAACGCATTGCATTGATGGTTGAATCTGAGAACAACAGAGAGGGGATAAGAGCACAATAACTGAAAACACTGGGATTTAAACTCTACGTGGATCTGCTATAGAGCAAAATGATCTAATGAAAACTGCTCTTTGAGGTAGGTTACATCTGGGTGACATTTGCTGTTTGCTCAGCATAAATCTCCTAAGTTATCTGTTACAGCAATAGTAGGGGAAGTCATTCCAGAGCTGAAAGTTTTTGTTTTATCTGGAAGTTGTAGCCAGCTGAAGCAATCCATTGTAACTTGGCTTAAAGAAAACAGAGTAGGAGGTAAAATaagttgtttgtttgtggtttacTGCAACAACTACCGGAAAATAATAGTATGTGTGACAGTATGTTGTCAGGGGAAACATGAAAGTGTTTCTGTTTGAATGTTCTCACTTTTTTCCTGTTGTGTGAAACACTTATTTTTGTTATGGTAACAGAATTTCCAAATGCTTTGAGAGTACTTGCTCTTTCACTGGTGTTACAGGACTGGTTTCTTTGTATTACTTTTAATTGTATTAAGTACAGGATACAGTTAATCTTACTTAAAGCCATATCATGAAGGCCAATTAACAAAGCATCTTTCATGGTAGCATTTCATAGCAAATTAATGTAATCACAGTTTTACTTAAATGAGCTGCTCGAGGCCAGAGTCAGTTGTCTGATCTGGTTAGAGGAAGAGGACAGGGTGGTTGTCTTCATTATGGCATGGAATTAATGTTTGGGGGGAGCAGGGTTTACTTCTTGGTTTGTCCTCCTCATTGCAAGTGCCATGGCTGGTTTAATACTtacaaaagcaaatgaaatttgGTTGACATCACTTTTATCATAAGTGACTGCCTTGAAAGTCTCATGTATGTGAGTCGGCTGTCCTGGCCTCTGGCTTTCAGTTCTAGTTGTTAGATAGACTATACtaaaatatgcaaatatgtttgtttttttcaggaaaaggaaCCTCTCAGGGTTATACCACTAAAGGAGGTCCATAAAGTTCAGGAGTGCAAACAGAGGTGAGGAGGGAAGCACTGATGCCATTACATGGGGTGGAATTCCCTGCTTGGTCATGGCCAGGCTGCTCCTTGGAGAACTGTTCAATAACTTCACTTGATGTGTGCATGTGGTGTGTTCTCTCTTTATGGGACAGCACATGGTTTTGTGCATTAAATGGGTTTTGAAGGTTCTGTATTAATGTGTTTCAAACCTGTAAGTTTGGACAAGGGTGGAACAAGAGAATATCATGGAACCAAGAGTTCGAGATCTGTGGGTGCTGTCTCATCTGAGGCAGCAATTTCAGGAGTCTCTATTCTGCTTATATTATCTCTACACCTTTAGAGGACATTAACTCATGTTAGATGGGTGAATCTGGCTGATAACACTCTTCATCCTGCTATTTCCCTCCTACCAAATGGCAATTATACCAAGGAATAATTGCTTTTGTAGCACTTGAGagatagtgattttttttctatttttcctttagcAAGCTACTTACAGAAATTTGACTAGAatggtaaatatttttaaacttagCATGTGATTTAGAatgttccttttaaaaatgtatgatAAGTATTTTTAGGCTTAACTTTCTGTGATTTAGAATGCTcctattaaaaatacatgtagTAGCACGTTCGCCACTGGTAAACTAAAGAGTCTTAGGGCTAAAATTAGTAAAAAAAACGATAGTAGAGTGataaagaaatgcaaaagtCAGACAGCAAATGCTCTGATTCTCTGCCAGCCCTACAGTCTTGTTAAAATACAGTGGGGAAAGTTGTACTTgcttttgaagtatttttgtatttcatttgCAGTGATATAATGATGAGAGACAATCTCTTTGAAATTGTAACAACTTCTCGAACCTTTTATGTGCAggtaatttctttatttaaacTTTGGGCAAACCCAAGGGACTGCCAGAGTTAAATACAACTTTAAAAGTGAAATAGCAGCACTTCTTCACTTTGACTAAGCCATGATTTTCAGGGGGAAGGTAATCTTCAGgatcttttctttcctgctttatATAGCTGTATATTTAATAGTAAATTCAGAGTAAGACCTTAAGAAATGTCTGGGTTAAGAACTAAAGTCCCTGTTTCAGTAGGAGGCTGAACAGCAGGGTTAGGCTGTTGTGCTCCCACAGCTGGTGGGACAGTGGGCAGGCTGAGAGTCGATGTTGACCGTGGTGGTGGTGTTTGCTGCAGGCGGACAGCCCCGAGGACATGCACAGCTGGATAAAGGCCATTTCTGGGGCCATCGTGGCACAGCGGGGACCTGGGAGATCAGCAGCTTCCGTACGTCATCCTGCCCCCCAGAGGAGATGCCATTAGCTCGTGTTCACTTGTGCCACTCGGTTCTggtgttttccttttgcctctcctctctcctgtccTGTAGTGACGTGGCCTCTCTGCATGAACTTTCAACCAGACTGGCATCAAATACTTGGTGTTTTTAATGGAGTACTTCAGTCGTACCTGTGACTTTCTGTGCATTGTTTGTCTTGAACACGTAGATAATGCAGTGCTAACCTAGAGAAGTCCAGTATGATCTCTGTTACTACTACTAGTCTGGGAGTTAAATTAAAACTTTCTAATTCCTGCGAGGTGTTTCTGCTAATTGCTGCGTTTTGCTATCGAATGACAGTATCCTAATTTGTTTGTAACAACTCTCACTGCTGAATTGTCATTCTCTATTGCTGATAGTTCACTGTATATGCAGATACAGATGAAAATTTAAAGTAACAGATCCGTGCTCACATGGATTAGCTCTTGCTGTTGGAAATGCAGTGAGAACAGCATCTTGCAGTACTGAACTGGGGCACTGTGACAAGTGTTAATATTTCTGAAGCCACGTGGATGCCAGCATTTCATACCTACTTGCATTTAAACCATATTAGATGTTTAGTACGAAGGTCATTATCTTGTGGAAAGTAGTGGGAGTTACTCTGGTGTCACAGTGTCTCCAAGTATGTCCAGATGTAGCAATAGGAATACTTCACAGTTCAGATGTTGCATGctgtgtttttaattttctgactCTGGGATGTTTTGTAATAAACTGAATATATCATTACCCCCATTATCTGAAATCTAATAATGTAAACCTTTTTGACTACAACTTTTGGCTACAAATTTGCATTGATACCATGTTTCTGGTAACCCAGCCTAAGCTCTAAGCCAATTTTTGGTAGCTGCTTCatgcttttaattaaaacttcCTGTtacaaattttctctttttgggGGCAATGAAAATATGCAGgtaacttttctttctgtatgctttctttggttttttttgtgtgtggggCTAACTGAGCAATGTAGCTATGACTGTCTGCATCACTTCTTGTTCCCTCTGTTGTCCTCTCTCCCAAGTCCAGGTGACTCTAATCTTAGCTTTGCACTGTGTTCCAGATGCGGCAGGCCAGAAGGCTGTCGAATCCTTGTATACAGAGGTATACATCAAGAACTGGTGAATGCAGCACGTATGTGGGCTCTCATGGAAACTTGCCTTCTTAACAGAGGGCTAGGACTAGACACTAATTTGCACtataaaacaaactaaaaaataatGCTACCTGTTGTCATTACCATTACTGACAGCTAACTCATCAATAATACCGTTCACTTACAGGTTTGCactgttttttcttgcttttaaaatgatTGGAAATGAAAAACGCCAAAACCACTGCTTATACTTCAAAGCAcagtaaatatttaaacatAAGTGATGTGATGTCACTTTACTAGGAAAGTACTAAAGCTAATTTGCATGAGAGTTCATATTTCCATTTTACTTTacatttgttttgaaactgcgCAGAAGCAAGATTAAATTGAAGCTACCCACAAACTGATGCAGATGAGTGCACACAGAACATGCACGTTGTAACTCTAGGATTTGGAAGGGTCTATAGTAGCCTGATTTGCATGGCTTATAAGGTCTCTGCATGAAATGATTAGTTCAAACAAAGAAGTATTATAATATATACTCGATGCATTTTCAATGCAGTGCACCTTAGGAGtagtgcagcagcacagcctcttAACTGTGAAATTGCAGCTACTGTGGATAGTAAAATCTGAGTATCCTTCAGGGCAGCTTAGCAAAAACTCATAGAGATCTTGTCCTAATATCCCTTTCATCCTGTTTGGTGAAGTAAAATTATTAAGAAGAAGAAGAGTAGTAGGTAAATCACTGAATCATATGTTCTCCTGAAGCAAACGTTTTTCTTAAAGTGGAGTATCAAGTCAGGTATGAAATAAGGCAATGTAAATGATGTGAAATACTTCAGTGAAATTGAACACCAAACTCAAGTCCAAAAAAAAGTTGCACAGCTTCATCCAATGACATTAaaccaatttttaaaaagaaatatgagaGTACTTGGCAGAATACATTTTGattaaatttattaatttatatgTCATGAGAATGTCATAACATTCtaaaagaaacatgaaaaactACTGTGGAAAAAGATAAGTATGGAATTTATGATGTGTATTTGCATCTCGGACACACATCTGTgatggttttttggtttttgggttggttttttttttgctaacaaATGTGCTTGAGAAATGCCTTGATTTGTGTGTGCACATGGGTTGGCAGATTCCTTTAGTTCCTGGACTAACACTGGTGATGGCAGAACTGGCATCAGCTGCAGCTCCTAATGCACACACAGCATTTGGATCAGAGCATTTcaaacccagcactgctcagggaTTGAGACATCCTGACAGAGCTGATAGATGCAGTGCAGAACTCAGGGAACTTcttgttcctgtgctggggTTCAGGCTATCCTAG
This window contains:
- the PLEKHA1 gene encoding pleckstrin homology domain-containing family A member 1 isoform X3, coding for MPYVDRQNRICGFLDIEENENSGKFLRRYFILDTREDSLVWYMDNPQNLPSGSPPVGVIKLTYISKVSDATKLRPKAEFCFVMNAGMRKYFLQANDQQDLVEWVNVLNKATKITVPKQSDPLCQMDNANRQAESPGGKKQVSYRTEIVGGVPIITPTQKEEVSEGSEGADRNYLKRSQSHLPYFAAKHPPDNAIIKAGYCVKQGAVMKNWKRRYFQLDENTIGYFKSELEKEPLRVIPLKEVHKVQECKQSDIMMRDNLFEIVTTSRTFYVQADSPEDMHSWIKAISGAIVAQRGPGRSAASMRQARRLSNPCIQRSIPSLLPNPAMLSVLPAQPQPAHIPQPLTAALWSQPLTPNPLPWRSEDFTSLLPRPSQGATRSRLSLQENQLPK
- the PLEKHA1 gene encoding pleckstrin homology domain-containing family A member 1 isoform X2, yielding MPYVDRQNRICGFLDIEENENSGKFLRRYFILDTREDSLVWYMDNPQNLPSGSPPVGVIKLTYISKVSDATKLRPKAEFCFVMNAGMRKYFLQANDQQDLVEWVNVLNKATKITVPKQSDPLCQMDNANRQAESPGGKKQVSYRTEIVGGVPIITPTQKEEVSEGSEGADRNYLKRSQSHLPYFAAKHPPDNAIIKAGYCVKQGAVMKNWKRRYFQLDENTIGYFKSELEKEPLRVIPLKEVHKVQECKQSDIMMRDNLFEIVTTSRTFYVQADSPEDMHSWIKAISGAIVAQRGPGRSAASMRQARRLSNPCIQRYTSRTGECSTSIPSLLPNPAMLSVLPAQPQPAHIPQPLTAALWSQPLTPNPLPWRSEDFTSLLPRPSQGATRSRLSLQENQLPK